From a region of the Candidatus Methylacidiphilales bacterium genome:
- the paaB gene encoding 1,2-phenylacetyl-CoA epoxidase subunit B yields the protein MKKNIKKKLPVKTKTKKKQSKKNTAIISLFEVFIRQRRGLAHIHVGSVHAHDIDHALTLARDCYLRRGEGLSLWVTPASAIRASTQEEVSSFYEPMQEKDYRKAEYYHIPQEVKHL from the coding sequence ATGAAAAAAAATATCAAAAAAAAACTACCTGTTAAGACTAAAACCAAAAAAAAACAGTCAAAAAAAAACACTGCAATAATTTCATTATTTGAAGTGTTTATAAGACAGCGACGAGGTTTGGCGCATATCCATGTAGGTAGCGTCCATGCCCATGATATCGACCATGCGCTGACACTTGCAAGAGACTGTTATTTACGCCGAGGTGAAGGATTAAGTCTATGGGTAACTCCCGCATCCGCAATACGGGCCAGTACCCAAGAAGAAGTTTCAAGTTTTTATGAGCCCATGCAAGAAAAAGACTATCGTAAAGCAGAATATTACCATATCCCGCAAGAGGTTAAACATCTGTAA
- a CDS encoding TonB-dependent receptor codes for MKKVTLIITALTMALSWSVTFAAESTLEEVTVTAQRKSENLQSVPVAITALTESVINRSDIHDLTAIALKTPSLVFAPFSPGQNIISLRGVSSNDDGAGTESSVAIFQDEVYLGRVSNINFEMGDLERIEVLRGPQGTLYGRNTLGGAINIITKKPSLDKVSGSLKITAGTYNKRDYGFLVSIPLVENEAAIKLSAQQKTRDGWIKDYYVQPDKWYNNNTKKLQDENSTNYRLSIYAKGDDADVLINYDKNTIDINDMGRISLSGLSLGSYNALYNQKCAPSGIDRQYCNASAVDGFAKRDAEGTSIKVTSEIDSDTTFTSITAIRSSVVDWEMDSVGGGSFYLCLTPNKSGPNSVPPSVPCVPSDIPNLVTNVITGALIDNIYDKTKQTSQEFRFNGKGDGYSYVVGLWYYLEDTDRFEGFTRTDDVNFGLSAATCNQNNYNIYFTSTTIGGCDQDWYRQTNETTSYAVFSQFDIDIGDNWSVKIGGRYTVDEKVIDSLSVDGSRFPFIISPSGSLSTKWDGIKSCEPINGCFSAKKSASWNDFSPKLVFAYSDPDGTNFYLSYARGFKSGGFPAAPAVPQVFIELKPETADSYELGVKADVSGNTRVNFSLFYNLYKNLQIQQFGPASPASQAKYGLTSSFGVFSTFNAADAVSRGIELEITWIPVESVIFNASLSLIDSEYTSDQLLFNGVNLKGRTLYETPEVKWDMGVLYNSVQNDQSVVSASLDFNYLSETTTDFSNPLANRWARTLANARLSWESKEKDFEVSLWVNNIFDTYHVIHTYSVGNGAQGVPGLPRMSGITLEYKF; via the coding sequence ATGAAAAAAGTAACACTAATAATAACCGCACTCACTATGGCACTGTCATGGAGTGTAACATTCGCAGCTGAAAGCACACTTGAAGAAGTGACTGTAACAGCACAAAGAAAATCTGAAAACTTACAATCAGTTCCAGTTGCCATAACAGCACTAACTGAATCTGTAATTAACAGATCTGACATCCATGACCTAACAGCAATTGCGCTTAAAACTCCTTCGTTAGTTTTTGCGCCATTTTCACCAGGTCAAAACATTATTTCACTCAGAGGTGTTTCATCTAACGATGATGGAGCAGGTACAGAAAGCTCTGTTGCGATATTTCAAGATGAAGTCTACCTTGGTAGAGTTTCTAACATTAACTTTGAAATGGGAGACCTAGAACGAATTGAGGTACTTCGCGGACCACAAGGTACCCTATACGGTAGAAATACCCTTGGTGGTGCAATTAATATAATAACTAAGAAACCTTCACTAGACAAAGTTTCAGGTAGTTTAAAAATTACTGCAGGTACCTACAACAAAAGAGACTATGGATTTTTAGTTTCAATACCTCTCGTAGAAAATGAAGCTGCGATTAAACTTTCAGCACAGCAAAAAACTAGAGATGGTTGGATTAAAGATTACTATGTGCAACCAGACAAATGGTATAACAACAACACAAAAAAATTACAAGATGAAAACTCAACTAACTATCGCTTAAGTATTTATGCAAAAGGTGATGATGCAGATGTTTTAATCAACTATGATAAAAACACCATTGATATCAATGATATGGGTAGAATTTCGTTAAGTGGTTTATCATTAGGTTCTTACAATGCTTTGTATAATCAAAAATGTGCTCCTTCTGGTATTGATCGTCAGTATTGTAATGCGTCTGCAGTTGATGGATTTGCCAAACGAGATGCCGAGGGTACAAGCATAAAAGTAACCTCTGAAATTGATAGCGATACTACTTTTACTTCTATTACAGCGATTCGTAGTAGCGTAGTAGATTGGGAAATGGACTCAGTTGGTGGGGGATCTTTTTATTTGTGTCTAACACCTAATAAATCAGGTCCTAATTCAGTTCCTCCTAGTGTCCCTTGCGTTCCTAGTGATATTCCAAATCTTGTAACTAATGTTATTACTGGAGCTCTTATTGATAATATTTATGATAAGACCAAACAAACCTCGCAAGAATTTAGATTTAATGGTAAAGGCGATGGGTATTCTTATGTGGTTGGACTTTGGTACTATTTAGAAGATACAGATCGTTTTGAAGGATTTACTCGAACTGATGATGTGAATTTTGGTTTATCTGCCGCTACTTGTAATCAGAATAATTATAATATCTATTTTACATCTACAACAATTGGTGGTTGCGATCAGGATTGGTATAGACAAACCAATGAAACTACTAGCTATGCCGTATTCTCACAGTTTGATATTGATATTGGCGACAACTGGAGTGTGAAGATTGGCGGAAGATACACTGTGGATGAAAAAGTTATTGATTCTTTATCAGTAGATGGATCTCGGTTCCCATTTATTATTTCTCCTTCAGGATCTCTATCAACCAAATGGGATGGTATAAAATCTTGTGAGCCAATCAACGGTTGTTTTTCGGCAAAGAAAAGTGCTTCATGGAATGATTTTTCACCTAAGCTAGTCTTTGCGTACAGTGATCCAGATGGTACGAATTTTTATCTGTCCTATGCTAGAGGGTTTAAGAGTGGTGGTTTTCCAGCTGCTCCTGCCGTGCCACAAGTATTCATAGAGCTAAAACCTGAAACTGCTGATAGCTATGAACTTGGTGTGAAAGCAGATGTTAGTGGAAATACTAGGGTTAATTTCTCACTATTTTATAATCTTTACAAAAATTTACAGATTCAACAATTTGGACCAGCTAGTCCAGCATCTCAAGCTAAGTATGGATTGACATCTTCATTTGGAGTATTTTCAACATTCAATGCTGCAGATGCGGTATCTAGAGGTATTGAATTAGAAATTACTTGGATTCCTGTTGAATCGGTTATATTTAACGCATCGCTCTCACTAATTGATAGTGAATACACTTCAGATCAATTACTATTTAATGGGGTTAATCTTAAAGGAAGAACCCTGTATGAAACTCCTGAAGTAAAGTGGGATATGGGTGTATTGTATAATTCTGTACAAAATGACCAGTCTGTAGTTTCTGCTTCGCTTGATTTTAATTATTTAAGTGAAACAACTACGGATTTTTCTAATCCTCTTGCAAATCGTTGGGCTCGTACATTAGCTAATGCAAGATTATCTTGGGAATCTAAAGAAAAAGATTTTGAAGTGTCTCTTTGGGTGAATAATATTTTTGATACCTATCATGTCATTCATACTTATAGCGTAGGTAATGGCGCACAAGGTGTACCAGGCTTACCAAGAATGAGTGGTATTACTCTTGAATATAAGTTTTAA
- a CDS encoding PaaX family transcriptional regulator C-terminal domain-containing protein: protein MKKSLADIIEHSCKIQRTNHKTTCQSMLVSFFGDVLAVHGGVISLNSLVGMFKKFGYTEQTTRITIYRLQKDGWITSNRLGKNKFVSFSSVAYAQYHEISKRLYGSHQTTFENTWIVIFAPLLNNKKLYLLNSRLQWLGYCAILPRCYIRQSSNIKQIIEILDEYDLNDKTIVLSGTLEDITKHNLIFSVLPQKLQIQTLNKRYQQFINYYLPIADFIPKFAELKDTHHVQLRIFLLNDFRKIQLRDPCLPSSFLSSNWIGYRARQLFNRLYSATAKLSSEYISKTLRNEQGYLPEASIEFKQRLQ from the coding sequence ATGAAAAAATCACTCGCTGATATAATAGAACATAGTTGTAAAATTCAACGAACGAATCATAAAACCACTTGTCAAAGTATGTTGGTTTCATTTTTTGGAGATGTTCTAGCAGTTCATGGTGGGGTTATATCACTCAATAGCCTCGTAGGTATGTTTAAAAAATTTGGCTACACTGAACAAACTACAAGAATAACCATCTATCGACTGCAAAAAGATGGCTGGATTACTAGCAATAGACTTGGGAAAAATAAATTCGTAAGCTTTAGTTCAGTTGCCTATGCTCAATATCACGAAATTAGTAAACGGCTCTACGGTAGCCACCAAACTACCTTTGAAAATACATGGATAGTAATCTTTGCGCCTCTGCTAAACAATAAAAAGCTCTACTTACTAAATTCACGATTACAATGGCTCGGCTACTGTGCAATATTACCGAGGTGTTATATTAGGCAAAGTAGCAATATTAAGCAAATTATAGAAATTCTAGATGAGTATGACCTTAACGATAAAACCATTGTGCTCTCTGGAACACTTGAAGATATTACCAAACATAATTTAATCTTTTCTGTGTTACCTCAAAAATTACAAATACAAACACTAAATAAACGCTATCAGCAATTTATCAACTATTATCTACCTATTGCCGATTTTATTCCTAAATTTGCTGAACTAAAAGATACCCACCATGTACAACTTAGAATTTTTCTATTAAATGATTTTAGAAAGATACAATTACGCGATCCATGTCTACCTAGCTCATTTCTTTCATCAAATTGGATTGGCTATCGGGCAAGGCAACTCTTTAATCGTCTATATAGCGCTACGGCAAAACTATCTTCAGAATATATTAGCAAGACGCTACGCAATGAACAAGGCTACTTACCTGAAGCTTCAATAGAATTTAAACAAAGATTACAATAA
- the paaC gene encoding phenylacetate-CoA oxygenase subunit PaaC produces the protein MNSATEPLLRSVCALGDDSLLLAQRLGAWCSYGPTLEEDIALTNTGLDFLGRARLLYQHAHDCNPKEQGEDYFAYVRDSKEFSNHLIYEMPNGDFAYTMVRQYLIDLFESWYYAELQNSNYPPLAAIAAKSLKEITYHLKRSVYWIHVLTNSTKEAKTRFNHAWSSLFPLSAQLFSDREYEVTLIQQNLLPSRQKLSTTYYREVKQFITHCGCNAPQRLRSASFTLQHHEDFESLISEMRYITNTMPNCKW, from the coding sequence ATGAACTCTGCTACCGAACCACTACTTCGTTCAGTTTGTGCGCTTGGTGACGACTCACTGCTACTTGCGCAACGGCTTGGCGCTTGGTGTTCTTATGGCCCAACGCTAGAAGAAGATATAGCCTTAACTAATACTGGCCTAGATTTTCTAGGACGAGCAAGATTGCTCTATCAACATGCTCATGATTGCAATCCCAAAGAGCAAGGTGAGGATTATTTTGCCTATGTTAGAGATAGCAAGGAATTTTCAAACCATTTAATTTATGAAATGCCAAATGGTGATTTTGCATACACTATGGTACGACAGTATCTCATTGACCTTTTTGAGTCATGGTACTACGCTGAATTACAGAATAGCAACTACCCTCCGCTCGCTGCCATTGCAGCTAAATCGCTAAAAGAAATCACATACCATCTCAAGCGTAGCGTTTATTGGATACATGTACTAACTAACAGCACCAAAGAAGCAAAAACACGATTTAATCATGCTTGGAGCTCGCTCTTTCCGCTTTCAGCACAACTGTTTTCAGACCGTGAATATGAAGTCACATTAATTCAGCAAAATCTGCTCCCCTCAAGGCAAAAATTATCCACAACCTACTATCGTGAAGTGAAACAATTTATTACCCACTGTGGATGTAACGCACCGCAACGATTACGAAGCGCTTCATTTACATTGCAACATCATGAAGATTTTGAATCCTTAATTTCGGAAATGAGATATATAACTAACACAATGCCTAACTGTAAATGGTAA
- the paaZ gene encoding phenylacetic acid degradation bifunctional protein PaaZ, giving the protein MIEIKSFVNDKFISGTKSQELIDANSSVPVASFAHISDSEVQNCISYAKSVGNPTLRALTIHQRALLLKQLGLALLEQKETLYKVSTYTGATRADSWVDIEGGIGTMLSISSIARRELPDQPFITEGNLETLSKSGSFVARHILTPKTGVAVHINAFNFPIWGMLEKFAPTFIAGVPSIIKPATQTSYLTFALMKLIQEVNCLPKGSLSLLIGNIHSLLDHLDGQDTVTFTGSASTAKTIASNQNLIHHNVKINKEADSLNAIVFGESARPGTVAFSLGVKEVLRELTAKAGQKCTAIRRVIIHEDFVKPFQTELEQQLQRVQIAPAGYQVEKGKVHLGPLVSLTQRREVQEQVALLRQSADILIQSPITVIEGSEDKGGFMAPVVLIAKNPEASELHSIEAFGPVCTVIPYQNISQAIALTNKGEGSLVASIVSTQPEEQQQLTLGIAPYHGRLLLINELTAKESTGHGSPLAPLVHGGPGRAGGGEELGGVRSIKYYMQRTALQGTPTDLTSVTQEYYQGAITHEDIKHPFRKYFNELHIGDSLTTHKRTVTEADIVNFGCLTGDHFYAHFDETATASSLFGKRVAHGYYLVSMAAGLFVWPNLGPVLANYGMDNLRFIEPVGIGDTIQATITVKRKIEKPKKEGDNKKTGVVVWYVQLFNQHSVLVAMYDILTLVQINENI; this is encoded by the coding sequence ATGATAGAAATTAAAAGTTTTGTAAATGACAAATTTATTTCAGGAACCAAATCACAGGAATTAATTGACGCTAATTCTTCCGTACCAGTGGCTAGCTTTGCTCATATCAGTGATTCAGAGGTGCAAAACTGTATCTCCTATGCCAAATCTGTTGGTAACCCCACTCTTCGTGCATTAACCATACATCAAAGGGCGCTATTACTTAAACAGCTGGGTTTAGCATTACTAGAGCAGAAAGAGACATTATATAAGGTTTCTACCTATACTGGTGCCACCAGGGCCGATAGTTGGGTTGATATTGAAGGTGGGATAGGCACCATGTTAAGTATTTCAAGTATTGCGCGCAGGGAATTGCCTGACCAGCCTTTTATTACCGAAGGAAATCTTGAAACTTTATCTAAAAGTGGAAGCTTTGTTGCTAGGCATATCTTGACACCAAAAACTGGAGTTGCAGTACATATTAATGCATTTAATTTCCCAATCTGGGGTATGCTTGAAAAGTTTGCACCTACATTCATTGCAGGTGTTCCGTCAATCATTAAACCCGCCACCCAAACTTCTTATTTAACCTTTGCCTTAATGAAACTTATCCAAGAAGTCAACTGTTTACCTAAGGGCAGTCTTTCACTTTTGATTGGAAATATTCATTCTCTTTTAGATCATCTAGATGGTCAGGATACCGTAACCTTTACTGGCTCCGCATCCACAGCAAAAACTATTGCTTCTAATCAAAATCTTATCCATCACAATGTCAAAATAAACAAAGAAGCTGACTCGCTTAATGCTATAGTCTTTGGTGAGTCTGCACGGCCGGGTACAGTAGCATTTAGTTTGGGTGTTAAGGAAGTTCTTCGTGAGCTTACCGCTAAGGCAGGCCAAAAATGTACCGCAATACGAAGGGTCATCATTCATGAAGACTTTGTCAAACCTTTTCAAACCGAGCTAGAGCAACAATTACAAAGAGTACAAATCGCACCAGCTGGATATCAAGTGGAAAAAGGAAAAGTTCACCTCGGCCCTCTCGTCTCACTTACGCAAAGACGAGAAGTGCAAGAACAGGTAGCGCTACTCAGACAATCTGCGGATATATTGATTCAGTCTCCTATCACGGTTATAGAAGGTTCAGAAGATAAAGGTGGCTTTATGGCGCCAGTAGTTCTCATTGCGAAAAACCCTGAGGCATCCGAGCTGCATTCAATTGAGGCGTTTGGGCCGGTATGCACCGTTATTCCATATCAAAATATTTCCCAAGCTATCGCCCTCACCAATAAAGGTGAAGGTAGTCTAGTCGCTAGTATTGTATCTACACAACCTGAAGAACAGCAACAGCTTACCTTGGGCATTGCACCATACCATGGACGATTATTACTTATTAATGAATTAACCGCAAAAGAATCTACAGGGCATGGGTCGCCACTTGCTCCATTAGTGCATGGTGGTCCCGGTAGAGCAGGTGGGGGGGAAGAATTAGGTGGAGTTCGTTCAATTAAATATTATATGCAGAGGACAGCACTGCAAGGCACACCAACAGACCTCACTAGCGTTACACAAGAATACTATCAAGGTGCGATTACCCATGAGGATATCAAACATCCATTTAGAAAATATTTTAATGAGCTACACATTGGAGATTCACTCACCACTCACAAGAGAACAGTTACAGAAGCCGACATAGTTAATTTTGGCTGCCTAACGGGCGATCACTTTTATGCCCATTTTGACGAAACTGCGACAGCCAGTTCATTGTTTGGTAAAAGAGTTGCCCATGGGTATTACCTCGTTTCAATGGCTGCAGGTCTTTTCGTCTGGCCAAACCTAGGCCCAGTGTTAGCAAACTATGGCATGGATAACTTGAGATTTATTGAACCAGTCGGTATTGGCGATACTATTCAAGCCACAATAACGGTAAAACGCAAGATTGAGAAGCCTAAAAAAGAAGGGGATAATAAAAAAACTGGGGTGGTGGTATGGTATGTCCAATTATTTAATCAGCACAGTGTATTAGTTGCAATGTATGATATACTTACATTAGTTCAGATCAATGAAAATATTTAA
- a CDS encoding 3-hydroxyacyl-CoA dehydrogenase NAD-binding domain-containing protein encodes MITITYHNSLAIISCDHPPVNTINQAIRKGLISNIQAAREQGAKAILIRCKGKTFFSGADLNEFDFENPPSPTLPDVISAMQTCPIPIIVSLHGTTFGGGLEIAMAASYRIAEKQTKLGLPETSLGVIPGAGGTQHLPRLIPLEQSITMILEAKPIDATTALELGLLDKVTEHETFEQDALEYSLLIANQSSPRKDCSQIQPQTISVEKQNELISNAKTTIAKKYKGHIAQCKALELIQDAYRLPYLEARAKERQVFLELRKSLQSKALRHVFFAERNVAKATQKKNITSIIVIGGGTMGRGIALACAGASVTTHLFDINNEILKQAQTSITQTITTQEEKNLITKQQAQQTLSHLHYNSSLPQEINPTMCIEAVIEDPSIKKTIFAQLQASYPQAIIASNTSYLDLEAITETMPSSTSCVGLHFFNPADRMKLLEIIKIKKTNQDTLDYCLTLASLLKKIPIVVNHCFGFAANRLYTVYNAENNLMLLEGMSPEIIDQAYLDFGMAMGPCEVLDSSGIDVGYLGRKNNPNPPQDPRYFAAINSLAQHSLLGKKTNAGFYLYQQGKKTGVNPRALELIKAQADILGVSPNLTALEQIPVRSFTKVCAEANQMIQEGIIDNQQAVDLLWIHGYGYPRIKGGPMFSFNNTL; translated from the coding sequence ATGATTACAATAACTTACCATAATTCACTTGCCATTATTTCATGCGATCACCCTCCAGTAAATACTATAAATCAAGCAATAAGAAAAGGTCTAATCAGTAATATCCAAGCAGCTCGTGAGCAAGGAGCTAAAGCGATTCTCATTCGTTGCAAAGGCAAAACTTTTTTCTCTGGGGCAGATTTAAATGAATTTGATTTTGAAAACCCTCCATCACCAACCCTTCCTGATGTGATTAGCGCCATGCAAACCTGCCCTATCCCGATTATCGTATCCTTACATGGGACCACCTTTGGGGGAGGATTGGAAATTGCCATGGCGGCGAGCTATCGCATCGCAGAAAAACAAACCAAGCTAGGATTACCGGAAACATCGCTCGGCGTGATTCCAGGCGCTGGTGGAACACAACATTTACCTCGCTTAATCCCATTGGAGCAATCAATTACCATGATACTAGAAGCAAAGCCAATAGATGCCACCACCGCACTAGAACTTGGATTACTTGATAAAGTAACCGAGCATGAAACTTTTGAGCAAGACGCTCTTGAATATAGTTTATTAATCGCAAACCAGTCATCTCCTCGCAAAGATTGCAGTCAAATTCAACCGCAAACTATATCAGTAGAAAAACAAAATGAATTAATCAGTAACGCTAAGACCACCATAGCAAAAAAATACAAGGGGCACATTGCTCAATGTAAAGCATTAGAACTGATCCAAGACGCATATCGACTTCCCTATCTAGAAGCAAGGGCAAAAGAACGGCAAGTATTTTTAGAGCTAAGAAAAAGTCTCCAGAGCAAAGCTCTACGCCATGTATTTTTTGCAGAACGAAATGTCGCAAAAGCAACACAAAAGAAAAACATCACAAGCATCATTGTTATTGGTGGTGGAACCATGGGTAGAGGCATAGCGTTAGCATGCGCAGGAGCCTCTGTAACAACACATCTTTTTGATATTAACAACGAAATCCTCAAACAAGCTCAAACTTCTATTACCCAAACAATCACCACACAAGAAGAGAAAAATCTTATCACAAAACAACAAGCGCAGCAGACACTCTCACACCTCCATTACAATTCTAGCTTACCCCAAGAAATTAATCCTACCATGTGCATAGAAGCGGTTATAGAAGATCCAAGCATTAAGAAAACAATCTTTGCACAATTACAGGCATCATACCCTCAGGCTATCATTGCCTCAAATACATCTTACCTAGACCTAGAAGCTATTACCGAGACAATGCCAAGTAGCACCTCATGTGTCGGATTACATTTTTTCAACCCAGCCGATCGCATGAAACTTCTAGAAATTATAAAAATTAAAAAAACCAACCAAGATACCCTAGACTATTGTCTAACTCTAGCCTCTTTGCTAAAAAAAATTCCCATAGTAGTGAACCATTGTTTTGGATTTGCTGCCAATAGACTCTACACCGTCTACAATGCTGAAAACAATCTTATGCTTTTAGAAGGGATGAGCCCAGAAATAATAGATCAAGCGTATCTAGATTTTGGTATGGCTATGGGACCATGTGAGGTGCTTGATAGTTCGGGTATAGATGTGGGTTATCTCGGCAGGAAAAATAATCCTAATCCACCCCAAGATCCCAGATACTTTGCCGCAATTAATTCTCTCGCGCAGCATTCTTTATTAGGTAAGAAAACTAATGCAGGATTTTATCTCTATCAACAAGGTAAAAAAACTGGAGTTAATCCAAGAGCACTAGAACTAATCAAAGCACAGGCCGATATACTGGGTGTTAGTCCAAATCTCACAGCACTAGAACAAATCCCAGTACGATCCTTTACAAAAGTATGTGCAGAAGCAAATCAAATGATCCAAGAAGGAATCATAGACAATCAGCAAGCGGTTGATTTACTATGGATACATGGGTATGGCTACCCCCGCATTAAAGGCGGGCCTATGTTTTCATTCAACAATACTCTATAA
- a CDS encoding 2Fe-2S iron-sulfur cluster-binding protein, with product MKQKDSTYLPLTVTAIDKSTPDSVLITLQPRENAQSGFNFRAGQFLTFIFPNLKNSPVRSYSLCSLPESKILTVGVRVQPQGIASSWLGSSVSVGDTLQSLTPRGNFQLNKPTPHGHALFIAGGSGITPIYPMLSEYLRNSKYASATLLYSNTTSERIMLQEEIAFLKNTYLGRLQIINFFSREPQAVEISNGRLTGEVLTKLIKNNYIPSIKNIDHAYLCGPSQMIESLIKILRSLAMPLKSISSELFTNTNQYIPPYFSKQAAAGATIEIQHLGRTRSISNTSAQKSVLQQGLEQGLELPYSCKAGVCSTCKAKVISGEFVRGLDHVLSEDEKKRGYVLTCQTFTNDKLLSVSFDDV from the coding sequence ATGAAACAAAAAGACTCTACCTACCTCCCTCTCACCGTTACTGCCATAGATAAAAGCACTCCTGACAGTGTCTTAATCACGCTACAACCACGAGAAAACGCACAGTCGGGGTTCAACTTTCGAGCTGGGCAGTTTCTTACCTTTATTTTTCCAAATCTCAAAAACTCTCCAGTTCGTTCCTACTCACTATGCTCTCTGCCAGAAAGTAAAATCCTCACCGTCGGGGTGCGAGTTCAACCCCAAGGTATAGCTTCGTCATGGTTAGGCAGTAGTGTTTCTGTAGGGGACACATTACAATCTCTAACTCCTCGAGGAAATTTTCAACTCAATAAACCAACCCCGCACGGACATGCACTATTTATTGCTGGTGGAAGTGGCATAACTCCTATTTACCCAATGCTTTCAGAATACTTGCGAAACTCAAAATACGCTAGTGCTACATTGCTATACTCCAATACTACTAGTGAACGAATAATGTTACAAGAAGAAATAGCATTTCTTAAAAATACTTACCTAGGACGATTACAAATTATTAACTTTTTTAGTCGCGAACCCCAAGCAGTTGAGATATCTAATGGGAGATTGACCGGAGAGGTTTTAACAAAATTAATTAAAAATAATTATATCCCATCAATCAAAAATATTGATCACGCGTATTTATGTGGGCCAAGTCAAATGATTGAATCGTTAATTAAAATTTTAAGGTCATTAGCAATGCCATTAAAATCAATTTCATCAGAATTATTTACCAACACCAACCAGTACATCCCTCCTTATTTTAGTAAGCAAGCTGCAGCCGGTGCAACCATAGAGATCCAGCACCTCGGTCGTACCAGAAGTATCAGCAACACCTCTGCACAGAAAAGTGTACTGCAGCAAGGATTAGAGCAAGGACTGGAATTGCCGTATTCTTGTAAAGCTGGTGTATGCTCAACTTGTAAAGCAAAAGTTATTTCAGGTGAATTCGTTCGGGGACTTGATCATGTCCTTAGTGAAGATGAGAAGAAAAGAGGATATGTTCTTACCTGTCAAACCTTTACCAACGACAAACTGCTTTCCGTATCATTTGATGATGTGTAG
- the paaJ gene encoding phenylacetate-CoA oxygenase subunit PaaJ produces MVNIDSFDALINATRSVCDPELPGVTIHDLGILRNITRDGNTVTITITPTYSGCPAVEAIMQDVYSATKSYGQFIVKVEIAISPAWNTSMVTDSGRKALAQLGIVPPPKDTNTVSFLQCPRCQSKTISCINAYSSTACKSLYRCLACHEPFELFKQLA; encoded by the coding sequence ATGGTAAACATAGATTCATTTGATGCGTTAATTAACGCCACACGATCAGTATGTGACCCAGAACTACCAGGGGTCACCATCCATGATTTAGGAATTCTACGAAACATTACGAGAGATGGCAATACTGTCACCATTACTATCACCCCGACATATTCAGGCTGCCCTGCAGTAGAAGCCATCATGCAGGATGTGTACAGCGCAACAAAAAGTTATGGGCAGTTCATCGTGAAGGTGGAAATAGCAATTAGTCCGGCCTGGAATACTTCCATGGTAACAGATTCGGGTAGGAAAGCTCTTGCTCAGCTCGGCATAGTGCCGCCTCCAAAAGACACAAACACGGTTAGTTTTTTGCAATGTCCAAGATGTCAATCAAAAACAATATCCTGTATTAATGCCTACTCTTCTACCGCTTGTAAGTCACTCTATCGATGCTTAGCATGCCATGAACCATTTGAACTTTTTAAACAACTCGCATGA